DNA sequence from the Oryzias melastigma strain HK-1 unplaced genomic scaffold, ASM292280v2 sc00205, whole genome shotgun sequence genome:
TGCGGGAGTATTACTATGCTGCACAGATACAACCACTGATATGTCTATGTAGACCTGACTATACTGCAGGATGGAAAGATGTGGAGGGGACAACGGTTAAGGGGATCCCAATTAGAGCCCTGTTAGCAGACAACAAACTGCAGAATAAGATTCACTTATCAGACGATCCCATTGCTCATGTGATGATAAATGCCTGGAATGAAACCGTTAAGATTTGTGATTCACAAGATGCTGCAAAACTTTTGAGATGGTGTGCATACGACCCAGATTTCACCCCGAATCAACATGACGACCGGTTTAAGAGCTGGATTCCAAAAGGGTTGTATGACTACCATTCTTTTATCCACAAAGGGGAATTTGAATCTTTTGAGACTTTGCAGAGGAAACATGGACTTGTGTCAGCTGATTTTTACAGATACCTTCAAGTCAGACATTATTACAACAGAGATCTGAAAGTGAATTTAAACGACCTGGGATTTGTGGGAACTTTTTTATCGCTAATCACCAGATCTGAAGCACATGCAAAAATCATATCACGGTTATACGACAGCATTCTGAGGTGTAAGAAATATAACACCTTCTATATCAAAGCAAGGTGGGAAAAAGAGGGTAATTTGACTATCACTGAGGAAAATTGGGAACGTGTATGTGGGATACCGTGGGCTACAACTGGATCTAACATTTGGCGTGAGTTTTGCTGGAAGTGTAACATCAAATTTTTACCACTCCTGTTCAGAAGAAATACCGTGGCACTGGGGAGTCCTGTTGGAGATGTGGGGAGGGGAAGGCCgatcattttcacatttttggggACTGTCGGATTATTACACCCTTCTGGTCGAACATACACGAACATTTACAAAACGTCTTTGCTCTTACTTTTCCTCTGGACTTTGAAACTGTGTTCTTGGGCAACATAAAGCAGACACTGAACTTAAAGGATAAGAAACTCTTCTACATGCTACTGGCAGCAAGtaaaaaagctttaacaagGAGAAGGCTTAACCCTGACCCACCAACAATCAAGGACTGGATACATTCTGTGCAAGAAATctacaaaatggaaaaactgtctttttcggTTAAACTGCATATGGATACGTTTTACAGGATCTGGACTAGTGGACAGAATATGTAAAACgtgttgatgcttttattttgtaaagaagatgtaagaaaaaaaaaagtccttattTTTGCACACTggaatataaaaatatgttaatatatATTTCAGTAACTTGGCTACCCTTCTACGCACACCcaagtttttgttgttcttatttaaacaaaaaaatgatgaagcaaAGCAACAACTTCTGTATCTCAAAATGTTCATTGTCAATATGTTTTGTcaataaaacttgaattaaaaaaaagactacaagCCAGAACAACAAGGAAAAAGAATTTGAAATAGGTTTTTGCTCACTGCCTCGTGTTTCGTCTGAATATGAGTACATATTCTGTTTATTCTCATgttgttaaacattttcattggctGCTCCACTAAGATATAGAGCCTTTATAGAAAACACCTGCTTACTCTCCCGAGGCAATAAGCATCaggaaaaaacgttttttttcatttttaaattgatttagtcTTGGTTGGGTAGTTTAAGGATTAAGGTGGATATTTTATGTGTTGCTCTCAGTGTAagaaactggactgagcgacccTACCCTCTTCACAGCATAGGAGGCCTATAAATAATCAGCTattagtcattctattggtcagaataaacattctctGATACCttctttaacatcttcttgctgaTCCTATGTTTTCATTATATTTCTTGgttattcaagttctaaactggccaatcagagtcctcaataaaagcatgtggttttaaggaaatatttgaacatattttaatcAGACACACAAAGAACACCTCACATTTTGGGTCCTACAAACACGACACCGAGCTATGTCTTAATTCCACCCGTACTCAAGCCAAAGTGGTAGAACTTCTTCCTAGACCGCGTTTCATGTTGACAGATATTATTCTCCTGTGATGTTTGGGTCAAACCAGGGAAAGAGCGTGGACTCAAGAAACAACCACACAGCATTATAGTCGTACAGGAGGGAGAATAATACATCAAATTAAAGCTATGTATTATTCTGAGATATGAGCTGGGCAACATACAATTTGTAGCCAAATTCACAAGTAATATAACCTCAAAGTGTAGAAATCCTCCCATTAGAAACAAGCACAGAGGGAATCCacatcaaattaatttaaatgttttggacaATGGTCACATAAAAAGTCATTcagaaaaatgaagcaaaactcCTTTTTTGTATACATAGAGTAATATTACTCTATTATGATTAATATCCAAGATAAAACTTTCTAGAACCACTAAATCTCTTCATGACaggtttgtttgttcatttttctggatTCAGATATTTATCTTTGCCTATTTGCAGGTTTATACTAAACTTCAAGCTCTTCTGTTAGTTGCAGAggtaaaacttgaataactgtCTAAACTCctactttcactttttttcatggCACCTTAGAGATTTAGTAcattaatgaaaataagaattaaaTCAGACCATTTTTTTGGGTACCCAtgatttaatagttgattaataAGGTCAAACTTTTAATGACTTGAAGACATCTTGTGTTTCTTGTAacatattttcatgtttaaacNNNNNNNNNNNNNNNNNNNNNNNNNNNNNNNNNNNNNNNNNNNNNNNNNNNNNNNNNNNNNNNNNNNNNNNNNNNNNNNNNNNNNNNNNNNNNNNNNNNNNNNNNNNNNNNNNNNNNNNNNNNNNNNNNNNNNNNNNNNNNNNNNNNNNNNNNNNNNNNNNNNNNNNNNNNNNNNNNNNNNNNNNNNNNNNNNNNNNNNNNNNNNNNNNNNNNNNNNNNNNNNNNNNNNNNNNNNNNNNNNNNNNNNNNNNNNNNNNNNNNNNNNNNNNNNNNNNNNNNNNNNNNNNNNNNNNNNNNNNNNNNNNNNNNNNNNNNNNNNNNNNNNNNNNNNNNNNNNNNNNNNNNNNNNNNNNNNNNNNNNNNNNNNNNNNNNNNNNNNNNNNNNNNNNNNNNNNNNNNNNNNNNNNNNNNNNNNNNNNNNNNNNNNNNNNNNNNNNNNNNNNNNNNNNNNNNNNNNNNNNNNNNNNNNNNNNNNNNNNNNNNNNNNNNNNNNNNNNNNNNNNNNNNNNNNNNNNNNNNNNNNNNNNNNNNNNNNNNNNNNNNNNNNNNNNNNNNNNNNNNNNNNNNNNNNNNNNNNNNNNNNNNNNNNNNNNNNNNNNNNNNNNNNNNNNNNNNNNNNNNNNNNNNNNNNNNNNNNNNNNNNNNNNNNNNNNNNNNNNNNNNNNNNNNNNNNNNNNNNNNNNNNNNNNNNNNNNNNNNNNNNNNNNNNNNNNNNNNNNNNNNNNNNNNNNNNNNNNNNNNNNNNNNNNNNNNNNNNNNNNNNNNNNNNNNNNNNNNNNNNNNNNNNNNNNNNNNNNNNNNNNNNNNNNNNNNNNNNNNNNNNNNNNNNNNNNNNNNNNNNNNTAGGTTATTACAGTATTAATTTTTGCACTTATACCTTTATTGCACATGAGTGGATAAATGAATTGCTGaatggatttgtttgtttccagtCGTCTCTTCGTCTCTTTTCAAAATTCTTTCACCTCTCTCCCGACGTCTTTCAGTTCTTTTAATATCAACGTTAGGCTCACCGTATTGTTCTCACTCTCCGTCACAACGTCATCGCCGCTGCAGGTGGGGGAAGTAGTCCGTTCAGCACCAGGAGAGTTATCATTAGTCTCCTCGGTTAGCTACAAGTCGGCGTCTTCGACGCGCTCGTAAGTtggctttttaacttttttgttacattttctggACGCCATTCATGCCCCCTATCTTTTGAGTCAAAAAAGTTGGCTTCTTTCTTCACTTTGGGgatgtttttaacaattatttatCGATTCCTGCCAAGAGGTCACTCACTGGGTCGCCANNNNNNNNNNNNNNNNNNNNNNNNNNNNNNNNNNNNNNNNNNNNNNNNNNNNNNNNNNNNNNNNNNNNNNNNNNNNNNNNNNNNNNNNNNNNNNNNNNNaacagagactcacctgtcaaagtcaaagagatTTTCTGCCAATCAAATTGTAGTTTAACCGGCATTTGTAAATTTAGATTTCTGTCTGTATTGAACCATGGGTTATAGAATGTAATTGTGTGactgacttaaaaaagaaaacaaacattctaCAAAGTAGATCCcgccttccttccatccatcctcttaATTGTGGAGAGACACACAGCTGACCCCATACGACACCTCCACCCCTCTCTCTTTCTTCACACCTGTCCGGCGCCTTCTCAGCTGACAGGAGCCCGTGCAGCTGCAGGGGGCGCCATTTCACTGGTTTCAGGCCGTTCAAAACATTGTGATATAACAGGTAACAGAAACCAATAGCAgcacagatttattttcttctctccCAGCGCTGAGCTGCCGCCCCCTTTAGAGTTGGCGCCCCGAGCAGCTGCCCGTACAGCCCGTACCTAAAACCGCTGCTGGTGAATAATAGCAATCCACTCCTCTATTGTTGGTGGTTCCTGTTTGTTCCAGTTTTTGTAACAGCTTTTTCACTTGCAGCCAACAGAATGTGTCGTAGTTTTTTCTCCATATTGTTAAACCTGTCCAGAGTCTAGTTACTAAGATACATAGCTTCAAATTTTTGACCTCTGTGTCAAACATTGATGTTTTGGCTGATGGGtggaatgggtctgtgactgtaaagcactttgggaaTTCGAGGAAGGTAGGAAAGCGCAATGCAAGTATACTCCATTGACCATGTCCAAAGATAAAcagaccttcaatgaaactaaaCATCTAAATGAGGTACTGATTGCTGCAGCTTCCTTCAGTTTCAGTAGAACCGtgtaaatcataacggttcctacttggagcTGAATTTCAGAGCCCTACCCCAATGAAGAGTTCAAAGGTCATTTATTCTTCATGCTGTTTATtcattgatgaaaaaaaaaaatacattttaattttactttctttttaagtCTTATTTTACATTGCATCTTAATTTTTATATGCAAGGTCTCAAAAAGTCTTAagtttaacttgaagaaacaaGTAGGAACCCTATTTTAGCAAAGGATGAtatgagttcctttcaaaataaaacactgtttaACATAAGATCATCCTGATGCTGCAAATGAACTCTCATGAAGAATGTAAACCACACAAGTGATTAATGACATTTTCTATCAGAATAGCTTTATGGTGAGTCGTCATCCTTTTCTCTACTTACTGCTGCTGATAAGCTGAATAGAAACAAAACTTCATTGTTTTATGATCcactaaaaactttataaagttatagttttaacaCTTCCTTCAGAAAAGCATtaggatttttgtctttttttcctcattttagtGTCATAAACGTATCTTCATGGATCCAGAGTCTCACTTGAATTTATTACAATCAACTTCTGACTGTTGTTggtaaaacacaacatttgtcGATAATCATGAAAAACGTTGTACTTTTCGTCTTGATAATCTTTGACCGACAGTAAAAGCGATAAATGTTTATGAGATGCAGTAAAGTCTTCTATAAAGTCACAGATTGTCCTGGAATCTGATCCTGAAATCCCTCCTCCTGATGAAGAAACATTTGAGAGTTCAAAGTCTTGAAGGGAAACAAGCTGTGAGGAAACCTTCACTGCAGAAAGAACTGCAGCCTCTTTAACTGGAACTCTGAAGCAAAAGAACAACCAATGATCTGGATCAAGAAACTTTCAGCTGTTCCATCTGTCTGGATCTGTCAAAGGAGAATACATTTGATGTACTTTTTCTTTCCTGTTCAAAACCATCAGAAGCTTTCCTCTCTAAGGTTCCTGATCAGCAGTTCCTCCTCTGTCATGATGGGTGTAACCAACAGGAAGAGAAGAgagaagctgattggctgagtTCACTGTGAAACCATCTGATTGGAGGATCAGAGTCAGGCTGCTTTCTGAGGAAGTGAAACTCACTCAGTCTTTGTGTCAGAGAGGAGAAATGTCGCAGAAAGGAGTGGATCTGGATCAAGAAACCTTCAGCTGTTCCATCTGTGTGGATCTGCTGAAGGATCCGGTGACTATTCCCTGTGGACACAGCTACTGCATGAAATGTATTGAAGGATTCtgggatgaagaggagaaaattCCCAGCTGTCCTCAGTGTAGGGAGACCTTCACACCGAGGCCTGTTCTGGTGAAAAACTTCATGTTTGCTGCTTTAGTGGAGCAGCTGAAGAAGACTGGACTccaagctgctcctgctgctgatcactgctatgcTGGACCTGAAGATGTGTCCTGTGATGTTTGTTCTGGAAGAAAACTCAAAGCCATCAAGTCCTGTTTGTTCTGTCTGGCCTCTTACTGTGAGAAACACCTTCAGCCTCATTTGGATGAAGCTGCATTCAAGAAACACAAGCTGGTGGAACCCTCcaagaacctgcaggagaacatctgctccattcatgatgaggtgatgaagatgttctGTCGCACTGATCAGAAGTGTATCTGTTATCTCTGCTCTGTGGATGAACATAGAGGACATGACAcagtctcagctgcagcagaaaggactgagaggcagagagatctggaggagagtCAACAACAAATCCAGCAGAGAATCCAGGACAGAGAGAAGGAGGTGAAGCTGCTTCAACAGGAGGTGGAGGCCATCAATCACTCTGCTGATCAAACAGTGAAGGACAGTGAGAAGATCTTCACTCAGATGATCCGTCTCATCCAGAAGACAAGCTGTGATgtgaagcagcagatcagatcccAGCAGCAAACTGAAGTGAGTGGAGTCAAAGAtcttcaggaggagctggagcaggagatcaCTGAGCTGAAGAGGAGAGACGCTGAGCTGAAGCAGCTCTCACTCACAGAGGATCACAGCCAGTTTCTGCTCAACTACGTCTCACTGCCACCACTCAGTGAGTCCACACACTCATCCAGCATCAATGTCCGTCCTCTCAGATACTTTGAGGATGTGACAGCAGCTGTGTCAGAGCTCAGAGAcaaactgcaggacattctgaGAGAGGAATGGACAAACATCTCACTGACACTCACTCATGTGGATGTTTTACTGTCAGAGCCAAAGAGCAGAGCTGACTTCTTCAGATATTCATGTCAAATCTCACTAGATCCAAGCACAGCAGACAAACATCTGTTACTGTCAGAGGAGAACAGAAAGGTGACATTGATGAAAAAACCTCAGTTTGATTCTGATCATCCAGACAGATTTACTTATTGTGTTCAGGTTCTGAGTAGAGAGAGTCTGACTGGACGTTGTTACTGGGAGGTGAAGAGGAAaggaaaatatgtttgtgtAGCAGTCTCATACAAGAACATCAGtagatctggaaaaacaagtAGATTTGGTTTTAATGACAAATCTTGGGCATTAGTTTGTTCTCCAGACAGTTTCTCATTTCACCACAACAGAGTAAAAACCTCCATCTCTGTTCCTGTTTCCTCCAGAGTAGGAGTGTACCTGGATCACAGAGCAGGTGTTCTGTCCTTCTACAGCGTCTCTGAAAGCATGACtctcctccacagagtccagaccacattcactcagAACCTCCATGCTGGATTGAGGTTGGGTTATACTGGAGACTCAGCAGAGTTCTGTAAACTCAAATAGTTCCTGAAagaagtgaaatgtttgtttttagtgttttctctGATTTCCATCACTttgaactaaacattttaactgTTAATATTCTCTGGAGTCGTGTTTGTAGTcagaaataaagagagaaatgaaaaatctcTAGAATGTggatttgagacatttttgaagatgaatctcaaactttttggagtaaaatctgttttcttgtcGTTTCTTTGAACTTTGGGATTTGACTGTTTGAGTTGAAATATCACACAAATGTTgggttcatgtttttgtgttgttgtcatgTGACCTGAAGGAAGCTGCAACACAAATGGAATCAGTGAGGTCACAATCAAAGactttctctgtgtttgttctACACAGAAACA
Encoded proteins:
- the LOC112141112 gene encoding tripartite motif-containing protein 16, with translation MSQKGVDLDQETFSCSICVDLLKDPVTIPCGHSYCMKCIEGFWDEEEKIPSCPQCRETFTPRPVLVKNFMFAALVEQLKKTGLQAAPAADHCYAGPEDVSCDVCSGRKLKAIKSCLFCLASYCEKHLQPHLDEAAFKKHKLVEPSKNLQENICSIHDEVMKMFCRTDQKCICYLCSVDEHRGHDTVSAAAERTERQRDLEESQQQIQQRIQDREKEVKLLQQEVEAINHSADQTVKDSEKIFTQMIRLIQKTSCDVKQQIRSQQQTEVSGVKDLQEELEQEITELKRRDAELKQLSLTEDHSQFLLNYVSLPPLSESTHSSSINVRPLRYFEDVTAAVSELRDKLQDILREEWTNISLTLTHVDVLLSEPKSRADFFRYSCQISLDPSTADKHLLLSEENRKVTLMKKPQFDSDHPDRFTYCVQVLSRESLTGRCYWEVEWRGKCVRVAVSYKNISRSGIESGFGYNDKSWALICSPDSFSFHHNSIKTSISAPGSSRVGVYLDHRAGVLSFYSVSESMTLLHRVQTTFTQNLHAGLGLGYSGDSAEFCKLK